One Candidatus Cloacimonadota bacterium genomic region harbors:
- a CDS encoding ATP-binding cassette domain-containing protein — protein sequence MQFIHLSNISYTYEGQYQPVFSNITFDIAPNERIALIGNNGEGKTTILKIIMGELSDFQGEINYPKKKPRIGYLPQDMSLLSDLTVHNELLATNNDFYEIIRELTIYSQKNSLNDKEGVKLAGLWEEYNRLHINDYETKITSILADLDLAKYADTNCQEISEGEKTRLQLGKLLVNDPDILILDEPTNHLDLENMLWLEEWLCKFPGAILYVSHDRVFINQTATKIIELKRGSATIRGGNYDTFVTDNENAQAHQSVQYQERQKLIAKLHTAARKRRDWARSFQPDTKGEGGGKVFESIFNPVRTMHQQAVNIEKRIEMLQKRYAVEKPWIEKKRTIKFSNSSSAPMIIVTCQKLTKKYDQNMVFQDLYFHAKNGEKIWLSGKNGSGKTTLMRVIAQLDQDYQGEVLWGERVKCAWFDQNLNNLPQELTSLEYTKSKNKEEHEIRNFFGCLGLSGDIVNRQIASLSWGEKTKTQLVKLLTADYNLLLLDEPTNHLDINTRKMLEEALNEYSGTVVFVSHDRAFISNLATREFSMDRY from the coding sequence ATGCAGTTTATACATTTGAGCAACATATCATACACATACGAAGGTCAATATCAGCCGGTCTTTTCCAATATCACTTTTGATATCGCACCTAATGAAAGGATAGCATTGATTGGTAACAATGGCGAAGGGAAAACAACCATCCTAAAGATCATTATGGGCGAATTGTCAGATTTTCAAGGTGAAATCAATTATCCTAAGAAAAAGCCACGTATAGGTTATCTTCCTCAGGATATGTCCCTTCTTTCTGATTTGACAGTCCATAATGAGTTATTAGCTACTAATAACGATTTTTATGAAATAATACGAGAGCTAACTATCTATTCTCAGAAGAATAGTTTAAATGACAAGGAAGGGGTTAAATTAGCCGGTCTCTGGGAGGAATATAATCGATTGCATATCAACGACTATGAAACGAAAATAACGTCGATTTTAGCCGATCTCGATTTAGCTAAATATGCCGATACTAACTGTCAGGAGATCTCTGAAGGGGAAAAGACCAGATTACAACTTGGTAAACTGCTCGTTAACGACCCTGATATCTTGATCTTAGATGAACCGACCAATCATCTTGATCTGGAAAACATGCTCTGGCTGGAAGAGTGGCTCTGTAAATTTCCGGGGGCGATTTTATATGTTTCTCACGATCGGGTCTTTATCAATCAGACAGCCACCAAGATAATAGAGTTGAAAAGAGGATCTGCTACTATCAGAGGTGGAAATTATGATACTTTCGTTACCGATAACGAAAATGCACAGGCACATCAGTCAGTACAGTATCAGGAACGTCAAAAACTCATCGCAAAACTTCATACAGCAGCACGTAAGAGAAGGGACTGGGCACGGTCCTTCCAACCGGATACTAAAGGAGAGGGGGGTGGTAAGGTTTTTGAATCGATTTTTAATCCGGTTAGAACTATGCATCAACAGGCAGTCAATATCGAAAAGAGGATCGAAATGCTGCAAAAGAGATATGCAGTAGAAAAACCTTGGATAGAGAAGAAAAGGACTATAAAATTCTCCAATTCATCGTCTGCTCCGATGATAATTGTAACCTGTCAGAAGTTAACTAAAAAATACGATCAGAATATGGTCTTTCAAGATCTCTATTTCCATGCCAAAAATGGTGAAAAGATCTGGCTATCGGGCAAGAACGGGAGCGGAAAGACTACTCTGATGAGGGTAATAGCCCAGTTAGACCAAGATTATCAGGGTGAAGTGCTTTGGGGTGAAAGAGTGAAATGTGCCTGGTTTGATCAGAACCTGAACAATTTACCTCAAGAATTAACTTCACTTGAATATACTAAAAGTAAAAATAAGGAAGAGCACGAGATTCGCAATTTCTTCGGCTGTCTCGGACTTTCCGGAGATATTGTTAACAGGCAGATTGCCTCTCTCTCCTGGGGTGAAAAGACTAAAACTCAATTGGTTAAACTCCTCACTGCCGATTATAATCTACTTCTATTGGATGAGCCGACCAATCATTTAGATATCAATACCAGGAAAATGCTGGAAGAGGCACTCAATGAGTATTCCGGTACAGTGGTCTTCGTCTCTCACGACCGCGCCTTTATCTCCAACCTCGCCACCCGCGAATTCTCTATGGATAGATATTGA
- the pyk gene encoding pyruvate kinase, whose translation MRKTKIICTIGPATKSKETIISLIEKGMDVARLNFSHGSEAEHFELINNIRKAAASLKQNVPIIGDLGGPKVRIGDLLNPVNLGKDEIVILSYETSPSSDYKTLRINYDKLHEDVKIGDKILIDDGLIELITINKSGSEIYCKVNVGGLVRSRKGVNFPDSPLSTPSLTEKDKEDIEFALKNELDFLALSFVRNSNDIIQLRQYLADRKSDIPLIAKIEKPQAIQDIEQIIKSSDAIMIARGDLGVEMSAYEVPILQKEIISKCLSYNVPVITATQMLESMISNPCATRAEVSDVANAVFDGTDAVMLSGETSIGSHPVTAVNVMHSILSRAEQTDYIDPIFHHDSSTITKTQFAVDLSKAACSIAQDTKAAVIIAMTKSGRTARFLSKYRTKIPILAFTPHQETITKLKLSWGVETVLLDFSGNTDETLAHAKEYALNNGLIEKEDIIVFVTGRPISETNEINMIKLEKV comes from the coding sequence ATGCGTAAAACTAAGATAATATGCACGATAGGACCTGCTACAAAGAGCAAAGAAACTATTATCTCATTGATTGAAAAAGGGATGGATGTCGCTCGTTTGAACTTTTCGCACGGTTCGGAGGCAGAGCACTTCGAGCTGATCAATAATATCAGGAAAGCTGCTGCCTCATTAAAACAAAATGTTCCTATCATTGGTGACCTCGGTGGACCTAAGGTGCGGATCGGAGACCTTTTAAATCCGGTTAACTTGGGAAAAGATGAAATAGTCATTCTATCCTATGAAACCTCACCCTCATCGGATTACAAAACATTGAGGATCAATTATGATAAACTTCATGAGGATGTTAAGATCGGTGATAAGATATTGATAGATGACGGTCTGATCGAACTCATTACTATCAACAAATCCGGATCCGAGATTTACTGCAAAGTTAATGTCGGTGGCTTAGTTCGTTCCCGAAAAGGGGTTAACTTTCCAGACTCTCCCTTGAGTACACCATCCTTGACGGAGAAAGATAAAGAGGATATCGAATTCGCTCTGAAAAATGAACTAGATTTTCTGGCACTCTCTTTTGTCCGTAACAGCAATGATATTATTCAGTTGAGGCAATATTTAGCAGATAGAAAGAGCGATATTCCGCTAATAGCCAAGATCGAAAAACCTCAGGCAATCCAAGATATCGAGCAGATCATCAAAAGCTCCGATGCAATCATGATCGCTCGTGGTGATCTGGGTGTTGAGATGAGTGCCTATGAAGTCCCCATCCTGCAAAAAGAGATCATCAGCAAATGCCTGAGTTACAACGTTCCAGTGATCACAGCTACCCAAATGCTCGAATCAATGATCTCTAATCCTTGTGCCACACGAGCCGAGGTTAGTGATGTTGCCAATGCAGTATTTGACGGAACCGATGCGGTTATGCTGAGTGGTGAGACCTCTATCGGCTCACATCCGGTAACTGCTGTCAATGTAATGCATTCGATCCTATCCAGGGCTGAACAGACAGATTACATTGATCCCATATTTCACCATGACAGTTCAACAATTACCAAAACTCAGTTTGCAGTTGATCTTTCCAAAGCTGCCTGTAGTATCGCCCAAGACACTAAAGCAGCTGTGATAATAGCCATGACTAAGTCAGGTAGAACTGCCCGTTTTCTTTCCAAATACAGAACTAAAATACCTATTCTCGCTTTTACCCCTCATCAAGAGACAATAACAAAACTGAAACTCAGTTGGGGTGTAGAAACGGTCTTGTTGGATTTTTCAGGTAATACAGACGAAACTTTGGCTCACGCCAAAGAATACGCCTTAAATAATGGTTTGATCGAGAAAGAGGATATAATAGTATTCGTCACCGGCAGACCGATCAGTGAAACTAATGAGATCAACATGATCAAGTTGGAGAAAGTTTAG
- a CDS encoding replication-associated recombination protein A, translated as MSEQINIFNERKLPQEHIPLAEKCRPQKLDEIIGQEKLLSEDSLLRKMLSSGKLSSFILWGPPGSGKTTIAKLISQMQNYNFIPFSAVLTSIKEVKGVMKDAENSLLFSEKPTVIFIDEIHRFNKAQQDAFLPYIEKGAIILIGATTENPSFEIIPALLSRCHVLVLEQLKDDHIRTIIHKALKIYNPHKIVFKEDIIDFLVSQSGGDARKALNNLEVVLTYHKTDDDLTVEQMKKILASKTLLYDKSRDEHFNHISALHKSLRASDPQAGLYWLARMLEAGENPLYIVRRLVRFASEDVGLADPNALVQAIAVKDAVHFIGMPEANNAIAQLVVYLATAPKSNALYTAYAAAAEDAHKTGHLPVPLQIRNAPTELMKDLEYGKDYKYAHEFEYHFAYMKCFPETMREKIYYMPTDFGFEKEIKKRLDWWEKLKNKQKNEEDKSK; from the coding sequence ATGAGTGAACAGATAAATATCTTTAACGAACGCAAATTGCCGCAAGAACATATCCCTCTCGCTGAAAAATGCCGTCCCCAAAAGCTTGATGAGATCATTGGACAGGAGAAGCTCCTCTCTGAAGATTCTCTACTCCGCAAGATGCTCAGCTCCGGCAAATTATCCTCCTTTATCCTCTGGGGTCCTCCGGGAAGCGGAAAGACCACAATTGCCAAACTTATCTCGCAGATGCAGAATTATAATTTTATCCCCTTCAGTGCCGTTCTAACCAGCATCAAAGAGGTCAAAGGGGTCATGAAAGATGCCGAAAATTCTCTCCTCTTCTCAGAAAAACCGACAGTGATCTTTATTGACGAGATCCACCGCTTTAACAAAGCCCAACAAGATGCCTTTCTGCCCTATATCGAGAAGGGTGCCATCATTTTAATCGGTGCTACCACTGAAAACCCCTCTTTCGAGATCATCCCTGCTCTTCTCTCCCGTTGTCATGTTTTGGTATTAGAGCAGTTGAAAGATGATCATATCCGGACAATAATCCACAAGGCACTCAAGATCTATAATCCACATAAGATAGTTTTCAAAGAAGATATTATTGATTTTCTCGTCTCCCAGAGCGGAGGTGATGCCCGTAAAGCTCTCAATAATCTGGAAGTCGTATTGACCTATCATAAAACGGATGACGATCTGACCGTAGAGCAGATGAAGAAGATCTTGGCGAGTAAAACCCTGCTTTACGATAAGAGCCGTGACGAGCATTTCAACCACATTTCCGCACTGCATAAATCACTTAGAGCAAGTGACCCGCAGGCAGGATTGTACTGGCTCGCTCGCATGCTGGAGGCAGGAGAAAACCCTCTCTATATCGTGAGAAGACTGGTTAGGTTCGCTTCAGAAGATGTTGGTCTTGCCGATCCAAATGCGCTTGTGCAGGCAATAGCCGTGAAAGATGCCGTTCATTTTATTGGAATGCCGGAAGCGAATAACGCCATAGCTCAATTGGTCGTTTATTTAGCTACTGCTCCGAAAAGTAACGCACTCTATACCGCCTATGCCGCAGCAGCAGAAGATGCTCATAAAACCGGTCATCTCCCTGTTCCTCTCCAGATCAGAAACGCTCCAACAGAGTTGATGAAAGATCTCGAATACGGCAAGGATTATAAGTATGCCCATGAATTTGAATATCATTTTGCCTATATGAAGTGTTTCCCGGAAACGATGCGGGAAAAGATCTATTACATGCCCACAGATTTTGGGTTCGAAAAAGAGATCAAGAAACGGCTCGACTGGTGGGAAAAACTCAAAAACAAGCAGAAGAACGAAGAGGATAAAAGTAAATAA
- a CDS encoding T9SS type A sorting domain-containing protein: protein MKRLIVIVFFLLLLTVIYSQWSEQTSDPLLIAGGTGEQVIPKVSITDDGNIYISRFDNASGNYDVWLQKLDPLGFHLWDESGVLVSDHPAMSWLTDYDMDVDPDGNAVITFQDIRNVTNNIYAYKISPNGELLWTAGGVALTNDTDIDIMNASPTVLCTNDGSSYIAWQRVAERTSLHLNRLSPEGAKLWGEDGVVLQSPETSINWPQLLETDDGILLKYYIDIGPFWAPTRFMYIAKFDQDGTTEWTTAITTAGGITAWTQILSFQPDGTGGAVIAWHDDRNSDMVNEVYVQRVTVNGALTMPTDGALISTDMQNQQYYPKIAVDQVNQHIFAFYKQTNSSQTQDGMNGQLLDFAGNRLWGDTGMVIIPLSSYVASPIDAFTTQQGAIVIYEEGNVPNNDQSMQIKAAAFDYQGNYLWNDGYLDLVTTNTPKVHPAVNNHPEGWFVLSWEEDYDLYATRLNSNGTIAMYYPAPHDLSALAIEPDSIDLNWTFAYHSYPPETYQIFMNDQLEVFVDYGVTSYLFSDLTPGTYEFYLVANYPESVDSAPSETVSATISGTSVDDIIRPMASLLIHPNPIHSTATIRYNLNQPVSTVEISIINIKGQLVYRTVMFPNSNDWNEFNLDFNNLDGNRIASGIYFLKMKTGEDLIRRKIIILR from the coding sequence ATGAAAAGACTCATTGTAATCGTATTTTTTTTACTGTTGTTGACTGTAATTTATTCTCAATGGAGTGAGCAGACTTCTGATCCTTTACTAATTGCGGGTGGAACTGGAGAACAGGTTATACCCAAAGTTAGTATAACTGATGATGGGAATATTTATATCAGCCGATTTGATAATGCATCGGGAAATTATGATGTTTGGTTGCAAAAGCTTGATCCATTAGGATTTCATCTTTGGGATGAGAGCGGAGTACTGGTAAGTGATCATCCAGCTATGAGCTGGCTGACTGACTATGACATGGATGTTGATCCAGATGGTAATGCAGTGATAACTTTTCAGGACATACGCAATGTTACCAATAACATCTATGCTTATAAGATAAGTCCTAACGGAGAACTCTTATGGACTGCAGGCGGAGTTGCACTCACCAATGATACTGATATAGACATCATGAATGCCTCGCCTACTGTCTTATGCACTAATGATGGCAGCAGTTATATCGCTTGGCAAAGAGTTGCTGAACGAACTTCGCTTCACTTGAACCGGCTAAGTCCGGAGGGAGCAAAGCTTTGGGGTGAGGACGGGGTTGTGTTACAATCTCCGGAGACCTCTATCAATTGGCCTCAATTATTAGAAACCGATGATGGTATACTGCTTAAATATTATATTGATATAGGTCCATTTTGGGCACCTACAAGGTTTATGTATATTGCTAAATTTGATCAAGATGGTACAACTGAGTGGACAACAGCTATAACAACTGCTGGAGGTATCACGGCATGGACACAGATCCTCTCATTCCAGCCGGATGGTACTGGTGGAGCTGTCATTGCCTGGCATGATGACCGTAACAGTGATATGGTCAATGAGGTCTATGTACAACGAGTGACTGTTAATGGAGCCCTAACGATGCCTACAGACGGAGCTCTCATATCAACAGACATGCAAAACCAGCAATATTACCCAAAAATTGCTGTTGATCAGGTTAATCAGCATATTTTTGCTTTCTATAAACAGACCAATAGTAGCCAGACTCAGGACGGTATGAATGGTCAACTCCTTGATTTTGCAGGAAATCGTCTCTGGGGTGATACAGGGATGGTAATAATTCCCTTGAGTAGTTATGTCGCCTCTCCGATAGATGCCTTCACAACTCAGCAGGGAGCCATAGTCATCTATGAAGAAGGCAATGTACCCAACAATGATCAATCAATGCAAATAAAAGCAGCTGCTTTTGATTATCAGGGCAACTATCTCTGGAACGACGGTTATCTTGATCTAGTGACGACTAATACTCCAAAAGTACATCCTGCCGTAAATAATCATCCTGAAGGTTGGTTTGTACTCTCTTGGGAAGAGGATTATGATCTTTACGCTACCAGATTGAACAGTAATGGTACTATAGCCATGTACTATCCAGCACCACATGATCTTTCTGCTCTTGCTATAGAACCGGATAGCATTGATTTGAATTGGACATTTGCCTATCATTCCTATCCACCGGAGACATATCAGATATTTATGAACGATCAATTAGAAGTTTTTGTGGATTATGGAGTGACTTCCTATCTCTTTTCAGATCTAACTCCGGGAACTTATGAGTTCTATCTTGTTGCTAACTACCCTGAAAGTGTTGATTCAGCACCTTCTGAAACAGTTTCGGCAACCATATCCGGAACCTCTGTTGATGATATTATCCGGCCAATGGCATCTTTACTGATCCATCCCAATCCTATACATTCTACAGCCACTATTCGTTATAACCTTAATCAACCAGTTTCGACAGTCGAGATCAGTATTATAAATATCAAAGGACAGTTGGTTTATAGGACGGTCATGTTCCCGAATAGCAATGATTGGAACGAGTTCAATCTGGACTTTAATAACCTTGACGGAAACAGGATCGCCAGCGGTATTTACTTCTTGAAAATGAAAACCGGAGAGGATCTGATCCGCAGGAAGATCATCATTTTAAGATAA
- a CDS encoding formylglycine-generating enzyme family protein has product MLVRMIFIAIIVFVVFFIIFNSWEKEKIPLWEEYKIPVSSLPEDMPDFEWCLVPAGDFTYGPPKDTSNYSSVENIDYDYEIMKYPVTNAQYLAYLRQALAAEIIWVDERSNAVYGNHPRIKKNPYHKGGEVAFYYLGDVEQYSYYRQKELKESDSLLYEHFEWFLSYDFSQIYYSEGEFKIFVPSGYEQDGYLDHPVVFTTWFGASHFAQYYGLRLPNNLEWEKAARGNRGYIYPWGNEIDGTRANYRDSGDPWDNRSTPVGYYNGINPNTVDSPSPYGVYDMSGNVRNWVQDWITSEELCGNYPVNRNGSWYDCTGHMHSWIRDDYHFPVYNAYWAYGFRCARSPIIEDYE; this is encoded by the coding sequence ATGTTAGTAAGAATGATATTTATTGCTATAATTGTATTCGTAGTATTCTTTATAATATTCAATTCATGGGAAAAAGAGAAGATACCCCTATGGGAAGAATATAAGATACCGGTCTCTTCTCTGCCTGAAGATATGCCGGACTTTGAATGGTGTCTTGTTCCTGCTGGTGATTTTACTTATGGGCCACCAAAGGACACATCGAATTATTCCAGCGTTGAAAACATAGACTATGACTATGAGATTATGAAATATCCGGTAACCAACGCTCAATATCTGGCATACTTGAGACAGGCACTTGCCGCAGAAATTATTTGGGTAGATGAAAGATCAAATGCGGTGTATGGTAATCATCCCAGGATAAAGAAAAATCCTTATCATAAGGGTGGTGAAGTTGCATTTTATTATCTTGGTGATGTTGAACAATATAGTTATTATAGACAAAAGGAATTGAAGGAATCAGATTCTCTCCTCTATGAACATTTTGAATGGTTCTTATCTTATGATTTTAGTCAGATCTACTATTCAGAAGGTGAATTCAAAATATTTGTACCGTCAGGATACGAGCAAGATGGTTATCTTGACCACCCGGTCGTCTTTACTACCTGGTTTGGTGCCTCACATTTTGCTCAGTATTACGGTTTAAGATTACCCAACAATCTTGAATGGGAAAAAGCGGCTCGTGGTAACAGAGGATATATCTACCCTTGGGGAAATGAAATCGATGGTACAAGAGCAAATTACAGAGATAGCGGAGATCCTTGGGATAACCGTTCTACTCCGGTTGGGTATTATAATGGTATTAATCCAAATACAGTTGATAGTCCTTCACCTTATGGAGTTTATGATATGTCTGGAAATGTCAGAAATTGGGTACAAGACTGGATAACCAGTGAAGAACTTTGCGGAAATTATCCTGTAAATCGTAATGGTAGTTGGTACGATTGCACAGGTCATATGCATTCATGGATAAGGGATGATTATCACTTTCCGGTTTATAATGCCTACTGGGCTTATGGATTCCGTTGTGCAAGATCACCAATAATAGAAGATTATGAATGA
- a CDS encoding class I SAM-dependent methyltransferase → MNTHNDFYKLAEIYDIAFDFRDIKAECDFLENVFQQVNGRKPKSVLELAAGPDRHMLEFSHRGLKEAAIDLSPEMVEYGKQLSLQTGIYLRYECANMEKFTLGEKYDLAVILMDSTAYLLDNEAVLNHLASVADHLTEDGLYILEMTHPRDCFGIGRSTVAEWTSERKGIQVHIKWGKENDFFDPIDQITQVNVEIEIVSEDKSKKLVYCAKQRCFTANEMQALVKASGSFQWIETYGSLDIKVPFNNDESAWRMVPVLKKFRN, encoded by the coding sequence ATGAATACTCATAACGATTTTTACAAATTAGCAGAAATTTATGACATTGCCTTCGACTTCAGGGACATCAAAGCCGAGTGTGACTTTCTGGAAAATGTCTTTCAACAGGTTAACGGTAGAAAACCAAAAAGTGTACTGGAGTTAGCAGCTGGTCCTGACCGTCATATGTTGGAATTTAGTCATCGAGGGTTAAAAGAAGCTGCAATAGATCTATCGCCAGAGATGGTAGAATATGGCAAACAGCTATCTTTGCAAACAGGAATATATCTCAGATATGAATGTGCTAACATGGAGAAGTTTACTCTTGGTGAAAAATATGATCTGGCTGTCATACTGATGGATTCAACAGCTTATTTACTGGATAATGAAGCAGTCCTGAATCATTTAGCTTCAGTAGCTGACCACCTGACAGAAGATGGTCTCTATATCTTAGAAATGACACATCCACGTGACTGCTTTGGTATAGGGAGGTCAACCGTGGCAGAATGGACTTCAGAACGGAAAGGTATTCAGGTACACATTAAATGGGGAAAAGAAAATGATTTCTTTGACCCTATAGACCAGATCACTCAAGTAAATGTAGAGATAGAAATTGTATCTGAAGATAAATCTAAGAAATTGGTTTATTGTGCAAAACAGCGCTGTTTTACAGCAAATGAAATGCAGGCATTAGTCAAAGCTTCTGGAAGCTTTCAATGGATAGAAACCTATGGCTCTTTAGATATCAAAGTACCTTTTAATAATGACGAATCGGCTTGGAGAATGGTGCCCGTACTAAAGAAGTTTAGAAACTAA
- a CDS encoding carbon-nitrogen hydrolase family protein, with the protein MKIALSVFPIYPEIQLALSKMKDCIIKAADHNCDLIIFPEACLTGLGISGNFIEDKEIGLSLDSLEIRSIIDCAQEFKIHIVFGLIELINNSLFDSALLIDDQGDILLHYRRIHRGWTYPHTDPKIYRCGTEVKFAETRLGKITLLICGDLGEPYIVDTISKSDADYIIYPFARAINTHSEIHSYWDLEMQDYYLKHWQELGKSILAVNAIDLDIPSRDEFYCGGAWIIDPSGKVIASKPILEEGLLIQELG; encoded by the coding sequence ATGAAAATAGCACTCTCAGTATTTCCGATCTATCCTGAGATCCAACTGGCATTGAGCAAGATGAAAGATTGTATCATCAAAGCAGCAGATCATAATTGTGATTTGATCATATTTCCGGAAGCATGTCTAACCGGTCTTGGTATATCAGGTAATTTCATCGAAGACAAAGAAATCGGTTTGAGCTTAGATTCTTTAGAGATCAGATCAATTATTGACTGTGCACAAGAGTTCAAGATTCATATTGTTTTTGGTCTGATAGAGTTGATCAACAATTCTCTCTTTGATAGCGCTCTACTCATCGATGATCAGGGAGATATTTTGCTTCATTATCGCCGCATACATCGTGGCTGGACTTATCCTCATACCGATCCCAAAATATATCGTTGCGGAACAGAAGTTAAGTTTGCAGAAACCCGATTAGGAAAGATAACTCTTCTGATCTGTGGTGATTTAGGAGAGCCCTATATTGTGGATACTATTAGTAAATCAGATGCTGATTATATCATATATCCGTTTGCCAGAGCAATTAACACGCACTCTGAAATACACAGTTACTGGGATTTAGAGATGCAGGATTATTACTTAAAACACTGGCAAGAGCTTGGTAAATCTATTTTAGCTGTAAATGCCATTGATCTTGACATTCCTTCTCGAGACGAATTCTACTGTGGTGGTGCCTGGATTATTGATCCTTCAGGGAAAGTAATAGCTTCAAAACCAATCTTGGAAGAAGGACTTTTAATTCAGGAACTAGGATAA
- a CDS encoding aminomethyltransferase family protein: MAKIGFDYPKEPRKTALFEVEEWYQDFLAKKLGRSYEPVKRNNFGQYAMPVNFLTSVMEEAQAVNKVAVFNIDHMAQIRVRGRDAAKLLQRVLPADIEQMNVGQCKYTLLLTPNGTVIDDMIIMRLGDNEFILVINAGHDITDQVIIDGKEVVMVSDADYIYSFLHDGEEVDITDISDQLVKIDIQGMYSYKVISQLYGQEVLRNRHNPEKNMSFFTFNEFEYQNQRCLLSRTGYTNRWGWEMYFPKAIAEQEFKRIVEIVYPLGGLVVGLGGRDENRISAGNFGLPLYGHEYDKYHTPTNAPLFKAAIDMHKTDFIGKSALDRDLSNRVDKRLVLFISEGIVTGRGIYKDGVRLGSVTSSINSPNIPLDKRLFIESERRGVSEENGIAAIGLGWLYHNPFDTDQEGNDILEKDGKEVKIKVEFYREDNDRKPVGNPVKGYISGNGVNPATAPRALKAIEKL, from the coding sequence ATGGCGAAGATTGGTTTTGATTACCCGAAAGAGCCGCGTAAGACAGCTTTGTTTGAAGTAGAGGAATGGTATCAGGATTTTTTAGCAAAGAAACTGGGTCGTTCTTATGAACCGGTCAAAAGGAATAATTTCGGTCAATATGCTATGCCGGTCAATTTTTTGACATCAGTAATGGAAGAGGCACAAGCAGTAAATAAAGTAGCAGTTTTCAATATAGACCACATGGCTCAGATCAGAGTGCGGGGCAGAGATGCAGCTAAATTGCTGCAGAGAGTTTTACCTGCCGATATAGAGCAGATGAATGTCGGACAGTGTAAATATACTTTGCTCCTAACACCTAATGGAACAGTAATAGATGATATGATCATAATGAGATTAGGAGATAATGAGTTTATTCTCGTGATCAATGCCGGGCATGATATTACTGATCAGGTTATTATTGACGGTAAAGAGGTCGTAATGGTCTCTGATGCCGATTATATCTATTCTTTTCTGCACGATGGGGAAGAGGTTGATATTACTGATATCTCCGACCAATTAGTAAAGATCGACATTCAGGGTATGTATTCCTATAAAGTTATTTCTCAATTATATGGGCAAGAGGTATTAAGAAATCGTCATAACCCGGAAAAGAATATGAGTTTCTTTACTTTTAACGAGTTTGAGTATCAAAATCAACGTTGCCTGTTAAGCAGAACCGGATATACCAATCGCTGGGGATGGGAGATGTATTTCCCTAAAGCTATTGCAGAACAGGAGTTTAAGCGTATCGTGGAGATTGTATATCCTTTAGGTGGTTTGGTAGTAGGTTTAGGTGGCAGAGATGAAAATAGAATATCAGCCGGAAACTTCGGGCTACCTCTCTACGGACATGAATATGATAAATATCATACACCAACTAATGCTCCCCTCTTTAAGGCGGCTATAGATATGCATAAAACCGATTTTATCGGCAAATCGGCTTTAGATAGGGATTTATCAAACCGAGTTGATAAACGGCTTGTACTCTTCATTTCTGAAGGGATCGTAACCGGCAGAGGTATCTATAAGGATGGAGTCCGATTGGGTTCAGTTACTTCGAGTATCAATTCTCCCAATATTCCATTGGATAAACGACTCTTTATAGAATCAGAACGACGCGGAGTCAGTGAAGAGAATGGTATTGCCGCTATTGGTCTGGGTTGGTTATATCATAATCCATTCGATACAGATCAAGAAGGGAATGACATCTTGGAAAAAGATGGGAAGGAAGTAAAAATTAAGGTTGAATTTTATAGGGAAGACAATGACCGAAAACCTGT